In Euwallacea fornicatus isolate EFF26 chromosome 2, ASM4011564v1, whole genome shotgun sequence, one genomic interval encodes:
- the LOC136346955 gene encoding L-xylulose reductase-like, translated as MDIRFENKRIMVTGAASGIGKGIAVRLVQNGATVIAVDKNQDNLNYLVSEQSSIIAAAIDLSDWTSSHDAVKQYFPVDMLVNCAGVVEVLPVTNVTEETYQKLFDVNVKGTISITQAVVTDLLSRNAQGSIVTISSQASKAGLLNHTIYSASKGALDSFTRSLALELGPKNIRVNCVNPTAVMTPLGKRAWSDSSARYAMLAKIPLQRFAEVDDVVNAVVFLLSDQASMITGHCLPVDGGFLSC; from the exons ATGGATATCAGATTCGAAAACAAGAGAATTATGGTTACCGGAGCAGCATCAG GAATCGGTAAAGGAATAGCAGTCCGCCTGGTCCAAAATGGAGCCACAGTCATAGCCGTGGATAAGAACCAGGATAATTTAA actaTCTCGTGTCTGAACAATCTTCCATAATTGCTGCTGCTATTGACCTGTCGGACTGGACTTCCAGCCATGACGCCGTAAAACAGTACTTCCCGGTAGATATGCTGGTGAACTGTGCGGGAGTTGTTGAGGTACTCCCAGTGACGAATGTAACCGAAGAGACGTATCAAAA ATTGTTCGATGTAAACGTTAAGGGGACCATCTCGATCACTCAAGCTGTAGTGACCGATTTACTGAGCAGAAACGCACAAGGGTCCATAGTTACCATCTCCTCTCAAGCCTCCAAAGCAGGGCTTCTCAACCACACCATATATTCGGCTTCGAAAGGGGCCCTCGATTCGTTCACCCGGTCATTGGCCCTGGAATTAGGGCCAAAGAACATTCGAGTTAATTGTGTGAATCCTACAGCGGTCATGACACCACTGGGAAAGCGGGCTTGGTCCGATTCGTCCGCTCGGTATGCCATGCTGGCCAAGATACCATTGCAAag ATTTGCAGAGGTAGACGACGTAGTGAACGCTGTCGTCTTCTTGCTCAGCGACCAAGCCAGCATGATAACTGGACATTGTTTACCTGTGGATGGAGGCTTCCTTTCATGTTGA
- the LOC136346666 gene encoding synaptic vesicle glycoprotein 2B-like isoform X1 codes for MCEESTCLVSPLEAASNGPNENRHITSRNNSSNALMGFHEDALSQATMGKAQIMLVLVLGLALAADCIEVKIISFILPAAELHLCIEDRKKGWLVSITLLAMACGSFAWGVLADHIGRKKGLALALIVAIMFAAAASVMPTYGTFMTARFGSGLGISGAFPIAFSYMTETSSRSSRAKYTGMLHSLWPLGAAYIAIVFEVAMPTLGADIVKDNKEHWSSWHRFLLLSVIPAAASIIGLIWTSESPRYLLEASREVEALAVYQRLHKLNKTRTQYGLTELELPGRSSYPEPPLSNTRGVFAHGFDSVMQVFYKIFSPIYFKTTIILAILHLICGFATMGVSTFSTSIIKELREWEYMKQKKFVENQSFSGFYNDSLENVFFKDCTFHDCVFSHMNLVHVNFWNCTILKSKFFNVKTSVLSIENSVVANSQFIDTDLMPHHFINCHLTNNTFLSLISNCAVDFDYNIYLDDLRREIEIGSILMIPILLSTGLILAKNLLSRSRILVVLWAVICQTSLGILVFNYNFLLFSVIALALQLLLNAVLTVITLVVLEAYPCHVRCSAHGLMRSLYHIASFCSIPIYSMLTGPDLIFPAFFTAFPCFIAVLLSFKIEDNSQVLL; via the exons ATGTGCGAAGAATCCACATGCCTAGTATCCCCTTTAGAGGCAGCGTCAAACGGACCTAATGAGAACCGGC ACATCACCAGCCGCAACAATAGTAGCAACGCTCTCATGGGCTTTCACGAAGATGCCCTGTCTCAAGCCACCATGGGCAAAGCCCAGATCATGTTGGTTTTGGTCTTGGGATTGGCCCTGGCAGCTGATTGCATTGAAGTCAAGATCATCAGCTTCATTTTGCCCGCAGCTGAGCTGCACTTGTGCATCGAAGACCGGAAGAAGGGATGGTTAG TTTCCATAACTCTCTTGGCAATGGCATGTGGATCCTTTGCCTGGGGTGTTCTAGCGGATCACATAGGGAGGAAAAAAGGGCTCGCCCTAGCGCTAATAGTGGCCATCATGTTCGCTGCTGCTGCTTCTGTGATGCCCACCTATGGAACTTTCATGACTGCCAG GTTCGGCTCGGGCCTGGGTATATCCGGTGCTTTCCCGATAGCATTCAGCTACATGACAGAGACTTCTTCCCGATCGTCCAGAGCAAAATACACCGGAATGCTTCATTCTTTGTGGCCCCTGGGGGCCGCTTATATTGCAATTGTATTCGAAGTCGCCATGCCCACTTTAGGAGCTGACATCGTCAAAGACAACAAGGAACATTGGAGCTCGTGGCACCG ATTTCTACTCTTGAGTGTCATTCCAGCGGCAGCGAGCATCATAGGGTTGATATGGACCTCGGAATCACCAAGGTACCTCCTAGAGGCCTCGAGGGAGGTTGAGGCTTTGGCAGTTTACCAGAGGTTGCACAAATTGAACAAAACAAGGACACAGTATGGCCTCACGGAGCTTGAACTCCCAGGAAGAAGCTCATATCCAGAACCACCCTTGAGCAACACCAGAGGGGTGTTTGCTCACGGATTCGATTCT GTAATGCAAGTCTTCTACAAAATATTCTCCCCAATATACTTCAAGACCACGATAATACTTGCAATTCTGCACCTGATTTGCGGATTTGCCACTATGGGAGTCTCAACATTCTCGACGTCGATAATCAAAGAGCTTAGAGAATGGGAATATATGAAGCAAAAGAAATTTGTGGAGAACCAGAGCTTTTCCGGCTTCTACAATGACTCTTTAGAGAACGTGTTCTTCAAGGACTGCACATTTCACGACTGCGTTTTTAGTCATATGAATCTGGTACATGTGAATTTCTGGAATTGCACCATTCTCaaatccaaatttttcaaCGTGAAAACTTCAGTTCTCTCCATCGAGAATTCTGTAGTTGCAAATTCTca GTTTATAGACACTGATTTAATGCCCCATCACTTCATCAACTGTCATTTGACCAATAACACCTTTCTCTCTCTTATTTCAAACTGCGCAGTCGACTTTGACTACAATATTTACTTGGATGACCTGCGCAGAGAAATCGAAATTGG GTCAATTCTAATGATTCCAATCCTGCTAAGCACTGGACTAATCCTGGCAAAGAATCTGCTCTCCAGAAGCCGAATTTTGGTAGTACTTTGGGCCGTTATCTGTCAGACCTCGTTGGGAATTctcgtttttaattacaacTTCCTGCTTTTCTCGGTGATAGCCCTGGCCTTACAGCTACTGTTAAATGCAGTTCTAACTGTGATCACTTTAGTGGTTTTGGAAGCTTATCCCTGTCACGTTAG GTGCTCTGCGCATGGTCTCATGCGCAGCCTCTACCACATAGCCTCATTTTGCTCCATCCCCATCTACAGCATGCTAACGGGTCCAGATCTTATTTTTCCAGCtttttttacagctttcccGTGTTTCATTGCTGTGTTGCTCTCATTTAAAATAGAGGACAATAGTCAAGTTTTACTGTGA
- the LOC136346666 gene encoding synaptic vesicle glycoprotein 2B-like isoform X2, which translates to MGFHEDALSQATMGKAQIMLVLVLGLALAADCIEVKIISFILPAAELHLCIEDRKKGWLVSITLLAMACGSFAWGVLADHIGRKKGLALALIVAIMFAAAASVMPTYGTFMTARFGSGLGISGAFPIAFSYMTETSSRSSRAKYTGMLHSLWPLGAAYIAIVFEVAMPTLGADIVKDNKEHWSSWHRFLLLSVIPAAASIIGLIWTSESPRYLLEASREVEALAVYQRLHKLNKTRTQYGLTELELPGRSSYPEPPLSNTRGVFAHGFDSVMQVFYKIFSPIYFKTTIILAILHLICGFATMGVSTFSTSIIKELREWEYMKQKKFVENQSFSGFYNDSLENVFFKDCTFHDCVFSHMNLVHVNFWNCTILKSKFFNVKTSVLSIENSVVANSQFIDTDLMPHHFINCHLTNNTFLSLISNCAVDFDYNIYLDDLRREIEIGSILMIPILLSTGLILAKNLLSRSRILVVLWAVICQTSLGILVFNYNFLLFSVIALALQLLLNAVLTVITLVVLEAYPCHVRCSAHGLMRSLYHIASFCSIPIYSMLTGPDLIFPAFFTAFPCFIAVLLSFKIEDNSQVLL; encoded by the exons ATGGGCTTTCACGAAGATGCCCTGTCTCAAGCCACCATGGGCAAAGCCCAGATCATGTTGGTTTTGGTCTTGGGATTGGCCCTGGCAGCTGATTGCATTGAAGTCAAGATCATCAGCTTCATTTTGCCCGCAGCTGAGCTGCACTTGTGCATCGAAGACCGGAAGAAGGGATGGTTAG TTTCCATAACTCTCTTGGCAATGGCATGTGGATCCTTTGCCTGGGGTGTTCTAGCGGATCACATAGGGAGGAAAAAAGGGCTCGCCCTAGCGCTAATAGTGGCCATCATGTTCGCTGCTGCTGCTTCTGTGATGCCCACCTATGGAACTTTCATGACTGCCAG GTTCGGCTCGGGCCTGGGTATATCCGGTGCTTTCCCGATAGCATTCAGCTACATGACAGAGACTTCTTCCCGATCGTCCAGAGCAAAATACACCGGAATGCTTCATTCTTTGTGGCCCCTGGGGGCCGCTTATATTGCAATTGTATTCGAAGTCGCCATGCCCACTTTAGGAGCTGACATCGTCAAAGACAACAAGGAACATTGGAGCTCGTGGCACCG ATTTCTACTCTTGAGTGTCATTCCAGCGGCAGCGAGCATCATAGGGTTGATATGGACCTCGGAATCACCAAGGTACCTCCTAGAGGCCTCGAGGGAGGTTGAGGCTTTGGCAGTTTACCAGAGGTTGCACAAATTGAACAAAACAAGGACACAGTATGGCCTCACGGAGCTTGAACTCCCAGGAAGAAGCTCATATCCAGAACCACCCTTGAGCAACACCAGAGGGGTGTTTGCTCACGGATTCGATTCT GTAATGCAAGTCTTCTACAAAATATTCTCCCCAATATACTTCAAGACCACGATAATACTTGCAATTCTGCACCTGATTTGCGGATTTGCCACTATGGGAGTCTCAACATTCTCGACGTCGATAATCAAAGAGCTTAGAGAATGGGAATATATGAAGCAAAAGAAATTTGTGGAGAACCAGAGCTTTTCCGGCTTCTACAATGACTCTTTAGAGAACGTGTTCTTCAAGGACTGCACATTTCACGACTGCGTTTTTAGTCATATGAATCTGGTACATGTGAATTTCTGGAATTGCACCATTCTCaaatccaaatttttcaaCGTGAAAACTTCAGTTCTCTCCATCGAGAATTCTGTAGTTGCAAATTCTca GTTTATAGACACTGATTTAATGCCCCATCACTTCATCAACTGTCATTTGACCAATAACACCTTTCTCTCTCTTATTTCAAACTGCGCAGTCGACTTTGACTACAATATTTACTTGGATGACCTGCGCAGAGAAATCGAAATTGG GTCAATTCTAATGATTCCAATCCTGCTAAGCACTGGACTAATCCTGGCAAAGAATCTGCTCTCCAGAAGCCGAATTTTGGTAGTACTTTGGGCCGTTATCTGTCAGACCTCGTTGGGAATTctcgtttttaattacaacTTCCTGCTTTTCTCGGTGATAGCCCTGGCCTTACAGCTACTGTTAAATGCAGTTCTAACTGTGATCACTTTAGTGGTTTTGGAAGCTTATCCCTGTCACGTTAG GTGCTCTGCGCATGGTCTCATGCGCAGCCTCTACCACATAGCCTCATTTTGCTCCATCCCCATCTACAGCATGCTAACGGGTCCAGATCTTATTTTTCCAGCtttttttacagctttcccGTGTTTCATTGCTGTGTTGCTCTCATTTAAAATAGAGGACAATAGTCAAGTTTTACTGTGA